From a single Pseudomonadota bacterium genomic region:
- a CDS encoding aminopeptidase → MTPAMIQPRLPPVSHRPLSAGLLLGLLVAVGGCTNLPFYAQAVRGHLSVMSKRVEIEALLDDPALDPSLRENLTLVLEVRDFASSALGLPENGSYRSYAQLDRPYVVWNVVAAPEYSIAPKQWCFAFVGCLAYKGYYQERKARGLADKLERRGYEVVVGGVAAYSTLGRFEDPFLDTMIGYTDARTANLIFHELAHQKLYVKGDSAFNEAFATYVAQEGVRRWFAATERPAQEVERYRTRQARARAFNRLVLTGRMRLQAVYADESLDDDARAEAKQAALERLHQEYAVVRDGAWGGYAGYDAWFASLNNARLASVATYHRWVPAFSALMRQAGGDFGAFYAAVQALADEPPQVRRASLQRLLAIASQDDAPSAAAGQSAFGRSSRY, encoded by the coding sequence ATGACCCCCGCCATGATCCAACCCCGACTCCCCCCGGTTTCACACCGTCCGCTGAGCGCAGGTCTGCTCCTAGGGCTGCTGGTCGCGGTGGGCGGGTGCACGAACTTGCCGTTCTACGCCCAGGCCGTGCGCGGCCATCTGTCGGTGATGAGCAAGCGGGTGGAGATCGAAGCGTTGCTCGATGACCCTGCCCTCGACCCTAGCTTGCGCGAGAACCTCACCCTCGTGCTCGAGGTGCGGGACTTTGCGAGCTCTGCCTTGGGGCTGCCAGAGAACGGGAGCTACCGCAGCTACGCGCAACTCGATCGGCCCTACGTGGTGTGGAACGTGGTGGCAGCTCCCGAGTACTCCATCGCGCCCAAGCAATGGTGCTTCGCTTTCGTCGGATGCTTGGCCTACAAGGGCTACTACCAGGAGCGCAAGGCCCGAGGCTTGGCAGACAAGCTCGAACGACGCGGCTACGAGGTGGTGGTCGGTGGCGTAGCCGCCTACTCCACGCTGGGGCGCTTCGAAGATCCCTTCCTCGACACCATGATCGGCTACACCGATGCGCGCACGGCCAATCTCATCTTCCACGAGCTCGCTCACCAGAAGCTGTACGTAAAGGGCGACAGCGCCTTCAACGAGGCTTTCGCCACGTACGTGGCGCAGGAGGGGGTACGGCGCTGGTTCGCGGCGACTGAGCGGCCGGCGCAGGAGGTGGAGCGCTATCGCACGCGGCAGGCGCGGGCGCGGGCGTTCAATCGCCTAGTGCTGACCGGGCGCATGCGTTTGCAGGCGGTGTACGCGGACGAATCTCTGGATGACGATGCCCGTGCCGAGGCCAAGCAGGCCGCGCTCGAGCGCCTGCACCAGGAGTATGCCGTCGTGCGGGACGGCGCGTGGGGCGGCTACGCGGGCTACGACGCGTGGTTTGCGTCGCTCAATAACGCGCGCTTGGCGTCGGTGGCTACCTACCACCGCTGGGTGCCTGCCTTCTCCGCCTTGATGCGACAGGCGGGTGGGGATTTCGGGGCGTTTTACGCAGCCGTGCAAGCCTTAGCGGACGAGCCGCCGCAGGTGCGTCGAGCGAGCCTGCAGCGCCTGCTTGCGATCGCCTCGCAAGACGATGCGCCCAGCGCGGCGGCCGGTCAGTCCGCGTTCGGCCGCTCGTCGCGGTACTGA